One region of Chryseobacterium sp. C-71 genomic DNA includes:
- a CDS encoding FAD-binding oxidoreductase has product MKPNFTQKVTNWGNFPIVEKEMRSEDSFKKIKEFVLNHNEVIARGNGRCYGDASLGENIFSTKKLNKFISFDRLNGIIECESGVLLSEVLEISVPQGYFLYVTPGTKFISIGGAIASDVHGKNHHAEGCFSEYVTEFKLMTENGDIIICSREENSDKFWATIGGMGLTGIILSAKFKLKNIETAYIRQESIKAENLDEIFRLFEESESWTYTVAWIDCLQKGKNIGRSILMRGEHAFRHELTGNDAKNPLVLKKKFSPTVPFYFPNFVLNALTVKIFNFLYYKKQSKKEVKNFTDYETFFYPLDAVTDWNKIYGKSGFIQYQMVIPKETGKEGMKKILETIANSGNGSFLAVLKLFGENNPEAYNSFPTEGYTLALDFKVNSKLKKLVDQLDQIVQEFGGRIYLTKDSMSRSSLTAYLKNVNSSKFVSLQHKRILNNK; this is encoded by the coding sequence ATGAAACCAAATTTCACACAAAAAGTTACAAATTGGGGCAATTTTCCAATCGTGGAAAAAGAAATGAGGTCTGAAGACAGCTTCAAAAAAATAAAAGAATTTGTACTCAATCACAATGAAGTTATTGCAAGAGGAAACGGCAGATGCTACGGCGACGCTTCTTTGGGCGAAAACATTTTCTCTACCAAAAAACTTAATAAATTTATCAGCTTCGACCGTCTCAACGGAATTATCGAATGCGAATCCGGAGTTTTACTTTCCGAGGTTTTAGAAATTTCTGTACCGCAGGGTTATTTTTTATATGTAACTCCAGGAACGAAATTTATTTCTATAGGTGGGGCAATTGCATCAGACGTTCATGGTAAAAATCATCATGCCGAAGGTTGTTTTTCAGAATATGTTACCGAATTTAAATTAATGACAGAGAACGGTGATATTATCATCTGTTCACGAGAAGAAAATTCAGATAAATTTTGGGCAACCATCGGCGGAATGGGACTCACCGGAATTATTCTTTCAGCAAAATTTAAGCTTAAAAATATTGAAACCGCTTATATTCGTCAGGAAAGCATCAAAGCTGAAAATTTAGATGAAATATTCAGACTTTTTGAAGAAAGTGAAAGCTGGACATACACAGTTGCCTGGATCGACTGTCTTCAAAAAGGAAAAAATATAGGAAGAAGTATTTTGATGCGAGGCGAACATGCTTTCAGACATGAACTGACAGGAAATGATGCTAAAAATCCTTTAGTTTTAAAAAAGAAATTCTCTCCGACAGTACCTTTTTATTTCCCGAATTTTGTTTTGAATGCTTTGACGGTGAAGATTTTTAATTTTCTTTATTATAAAAAGCAATCTAAAAAAGAGGTGAAGAATTTTACTGACTACGAAACATTTTTCTATCCTTTGGATGCCGTAACCGACTGGAATAAAATCTATGGAAAATCAGGATTTATTCAATATCAAATGGTGATCCCAAAAGAAACCGGAAAAGAAGGGATGAAAAAAATCCTTGAAACCATCGCCAATAGTGGAAACGGATCTTTCTTGGCAGTTTTAAAGCTTTTTGGTGAAAATAATCCTGAAGCATACAATTCATTCCCGACCGAAGGGTATACTTTGGCTCTGGATTTTAAAGTGAATTCAAAACTGAAAAAGCTGGTTGATCAGTTAGATCAGATCGTTCAGGAGTTTGGCGGAAGAATTTATTTAACAAAAGACAGCATGAGCAGATCTTCACTTACAGCTTATCTGAAAAATGTCAACAGTTCAAAATTTGTGTCTTTACAGCACAAAAGAATTTTAAATAATAAGTAG